From the genome of Candidatus Methylomirabilota bacterium, one region includes:
- a CDS encoding M48 family metallopeptidase produces MRSLRRPLALLVLVVGAFVSCETVPITGRSQINIISEPDEVKMGAQAYQEVTGKAKVSGEPVANTQVKRVAQRIIAVSDKPDLPWEVKVIEEQQANAFALPGGKIAVYTGILPITKDDAGLAAVIGHEVGHVLAHHSAERVSQQMIAQGLGGALAQGLGANPQLGQQAVGLAVQGLQLPWGRQQESEADHIGLILMAKAGYDPHAARDLWMRMAAASQGASRPPEFLSTHPSEETRIKQIEAWMPEAMKYYKPR; encoded by the coding sequence ATGCGAAGCCTTCGCCGCCCGCTCGCGCTCCTCGTGCTCGTCGTCGGTGCCTTCGTCTCGTGCGAGACCGTGCCCATCACCGGCCGCAGCCAGATCAACATCATCTCGGAGCCCGACGAGGTGAAGATGGGCGCCCAGGCCTACCAGGAGGTCACGGGCAAGGCCAAAGTCTCCGGCGAGCCCGTCGCCAATACCCAGGTGAAGCGCGTCGCCCAGCGCATTATCGCGGTCAGCGACAAGCCCGACCTCCCCTGGGAGGTGAAGGTCATCGAGGAGCAGCAGGCCAACGCATTCGCACTGCCCGGCGGCAAGATCGCGGTCTATACCGGTATTCTTCCTATTACCAAGGATGACGCGGGGTTGGCTGCCGTCATCGGTCATGAGGTGGGACATGTGCTCGCGCATCATAGTGCCGAGCGCGTGAGCCAGCAGATGATCGCCCAAGGCCTGGGCGGCGCGCTCGCGCAGGGCCTCGGCGCCAATCCTCAGCTTGGCCAGCAGGCGGTGGGGCTCGCCGTGCAGGGGCTCCAGCTCCCGTGGGGCCGTCAGCAGGAGTCGGAGGCGGATCACATCGGCCTCATCCTGATGGCCAAGGCCGGCTACGATCCGCACGCCGCGCGCGACTTGTGGATGCGGATGGCTGCCGCGTCGCAGGGCGCCTCGCGCCCGCCGGAGTTCCTCTCCACGCATCCGTCCGAGGAGACCCGGATCAAGCAGATCGAGGCGTGGATGCCGGAGGCCATGAAGTACTACAAGCCGCGCTGA
- a CDS encoding prepilin-type N-terminal cleavage/methylation domain-containing protein, with product MARGFTLLEVLVAMAVSGLVMAGTLSLLLAGQGAYAAGEARAEAIQGARVGLERMATELRQAGYDPQGAGFAAIEVAEPERVTLLHDLNENGVIDPTRERVTYLLRGTVLRREAGGGAQPLVEGVQRLSLTYYDREDRPTSEPAQVASIGIVLEVARRAPTPLTPVMMGTRVRLRNERRTAPAPA from the coding sequence ATGGCGCGCGGGTTCACGCTGCTCGAGGTCCTGGTGGCGATGGCGGTGAGTGGGCTCGTCATGGCCGGCACGTTGAGCCTCCTCCTCGCGGGGCAGGGGGCCTACGCGGCGGGCGAGGCGCGGGCCGAGGCGATTCAGGGCGCCCGCGTCGGCCTCGAGCGCATGGCCACCGAGCTGCGCCAGGCCGGCTACGACCCGCAGGGCGCCGGCTTCGCCGCGATCGAGGTCGCCGAGCCCGAGCGCGTCACCCTCCTCCACGATCTCAACGAGAACGGCGTCATCGATCCGACGCGCGAGCGGGTGACATACCTCCTGCGCGGCACGGTGCTCCGGCGCGAGGCGGGCGGGGGCGCCCAGCCGCTGGTGGAGGGCGTGCAGCGGCTCAGCCTGACCTACTACGATCGCGAGGATCGGCCCACGAGCGAGCCCGCGCAGGTGGCCTCGATCGGCATCGTGCTCGAAGTGGCGCGGCGCGCGCCGACGCCCCTGACGCCCGTCATGATGGGCACGCGCGTTCGGCTCCGGAACGAGCGGCGCACCGCGCCGGCGCCCGCGTGA
- a CDS encoding MucR family transcriptional regulator, whose product MPAAEPSTGPRYGMGSLRFLHADPRRAIADEHIVCLMCGRALRQLTNTHLRLHRITTTDYKARFGYNRGRPLMARTLLRVYAERAVRTGLADRIRLRPIVSRPELRRRGGARPIALEERLTRREAQRRPQGITP is encoded by the coding sequence ATGCCGGCCGCTGAGCCTTCCACGGGCCCCCGCTACGGCATGGGGTCGCTGCGCTTCCTGCACGCCGACCCGCGTCGCGCCATCGCCGACGAGCACATCGTCTGCCTGATGTGCGGGCGTGCGCTGCGCCAGCTCACCAACACCCATCTGCGCCTGCACCGCATCACCACCACCGACTACAAGGCGCGCTTCGGCTATAACCGCGGGCGGCCGCTGATGGCGCGGACCCTCCTTCGTGTCTATGCGGAGCGTGCGGTGCGCACGGGTCTCGCCGACCGCATCCGGCTCCGGCCCATCGTGAGCCGGCCCGAGCTGCGCCGGCGCGGAGGTGCGCGTCCGATCGCGCTCGAGGAACGGCTCACGCGGCGGGAGGCGCAGCGGCGCCCGCAGGGGATCACGCCATGA
- a CDS encoding amidase: MANDELCWMSAAALAAAIKRKKLSPVEVTRAVLDRIERVNPRLNAYVTITDDQALRDARAAERAVGKKGARLGPLHGVPFSTKDLVITKGVRTTFGTRFYADNVPTEDAPMVARMKAAGGIQLGKTNTPTFGWIGATHNLVFGVTRNPWNTDRTPGGSSGGASAAVAAGLGPVAIGTDGGGSIRIPASFTGIFGHKASYGRIPVYPPSGAWSLSHIGPMTRTVEDAALMMNACAGPDERDQYSLPAAGTDYVKALKGSLKGLRIGWSPDLGFARVVDPEVEATCAKAARRFRDLGAKVDEARLGWPSPKAAWEAVFCGGIATRMAPYLDRPNDIDPGLLPIIQDAVKWPASRYVQAWFDRLTWYDHVRRYFDTHDLLLTPTIATPPFKVGLDNPPDIAGRPVEAYDWIPFTYPFNLTGNPAASVPCGFTKDGLPIGLQIVGRRFDDVTVLRAAAGFEKLAPWADRKPAI, encoded by the coding sequence ATGGCGAACGACGAACTCTGCTGGATGTCCGCGGCCGCGCTGGCCGCGGCGATCAAGCGCAAGAAGCTGTCTCCGGTCGAGGTGACGCGCGCGGTGCTGGACCGCATCGAGCGCGTGAACCCGCGCCTCAACGCCTACGTCACGATCACCGATGACCAGGCCCTGCGGGACGCCCGCGCCGCCGAGCGCGCGGTGGGGAAGAAGGGTGCGCGCCTCGGCCCTCTCCACGGCGTGCCGTTCTCCACCAAGGACCTCGTCATCACCAAGGGCGTCCGCACGACGTTCGGCACGCGCTTCTACGCGGACAACGTGCCCACGGAAGACGCGCCGATGGTGGCGCGCATGAAGGCGGCGGGCGGCATCCAGCTCGGCAAGACGAATACCCCGACCTTCGGCTGGATCGGCGCCACCCACAACCTGGTGTTCGGGGTCACCCGTAACCCCTGGAACACGGACCGGACCCCCGGGGGCTCGAGCGGCGGGGCGAGCGCGGCGGTGGCGGCCGGACTGGGTCCGGTGGCCATCGGCACCGACGGCGGCGGGTCGATCCGGATCCCCGCATCGTTCACGGGGATCTTCGGCCACAAGGCCTCGTACGGGCGCATCCCCGTCTACCCGCCCAGCGGCGCGTGGAGCCTCTCCCACATCGGCCCCATGACGCGCACGGTGGAGGACGCCGCGCTGATGATGAACGCCTGCGCGGGCCCGGACGAGCGCGACCAGTACTCGCTGCCCGCCGCCGGCACCGACTACGTCAAGGCGCTCAAGGGCAGCCTCAAGGGGCTGCGGATCGGCTGGTCGCCCGACCTGGGATTCGCGAGAGTGGTCGATCCCGAGGTGGAGGCGACGTGCGCGAAGGCGGCGCGGCGCTTCCGTGACCTCGGGGCCAAGGTCGACGAGGCACGGCTGGGCTGGCCGTCCCCGAAGGCGGCGTGGGAGGCGGTGTTCTGCGGCGGCATCGCCACCCGGATGGCGCCCTATCTCGACCGGCCGAACGACATCGACCCCGGCCTGCTCCCCATCATCCAGGACGCGGTCAAGTGGCCGGCCTCGCGCTACGTGCAGGCGTGGTTCGACCGGCTCACCTGGTACGACCACGTGCGCCGCTACTTCGACACGCACGACCTCCTGCTCACCCCGACCATCGCGACGCCCCCGTTCAAGGTGGGGCTCGACAACCCGCCCGACATCGCGGGCCGGCCGGTGGAGGCGTACGACTGGATCCCGTTCACGTACCCGTTCAACCTCACCGGCAATCCCGCCGCGTCGGTGCCGTGCGGCTTCACCAAGGATGGGCTGCCCATTGGGCTGCAGATCGTGGGACGGCGCTTCGACGACGTGACGGTGCTCCGCGCGGCCGCGGGATTCGAGAAGCTCGCGCCCTGGGCCGACCGGAAGCCGGCCATCTGA
- a CDS encoding AAA family ATPase encodes MTSHDLADLRMTCARCEAVSGPGSRFCESCGAPLMAACPRCGVAVAAGARFCRGCGGSLGPAHPHPGEGNAPLDYTPAHLVSTILGAAGAREGERKQVTVLFCRLAGAAGLAASLGAERMHALLERFFALGLAEIQRYEGTINQYLDDGFMALFGAPIAREDHARRAVLSALGLQRAARELGHGDAAGGLATAARIGINTGGVVVGAIGDEQRTDYTAVGDTTNVAWRLAQEAGAGDILVGESTALLAQGYVRMETLSTLALKGKTTPVAVRRVLGPGPRRSRLDATAGRALTEFVGREEEMAHLEAMLARAEAGRGQVLGVVGEPGVGKSRLLAELRRRLAGRPVTWLEGHCVPYGHGMPYLPVLEILRQHCGLAEDDRSEIAAVKLRACLREAGLDPAADATPLLDLFRLADGSASGRPQVGGAMQARTFEVLRRLILGGSPGRPLVIVIEDLHWIDAISEEYAASLVERVGAAAVLLVFTYRPGYRPRWIDRSSGTQLALTPLGPAESRAIVRASALPAETADRILERAEGNPLFLEELARAAASAGGRGSEVSVPDTVHDVLSARVDHLPETARRVLQCAAVLGREFSARLLRAVWDGPESQLDEDLRELGRLEFLEERFGVGEPTFGFKHALVQDVIYGSLLERQRRAAHGRAGRALEEFHAGRLDEVIDRLMHHFARGDDPARAAAYAQFAAERGSLTLASG; translated from the coding sequence ATGACCAGCCACGACCTGGCCGACCTTCGGATGACGTGCGCGCGCTGCGAGGCGGTGAGCGGCCCTGGCTCGCGCTTCTGCGAGTCGTGCGGCGCGCCGCTGATGGCGGCGTGCCCGCGCTGCGGCGTGGCGGTGGCGGCGGGGGCGAGGTTCTGCCGCGGGTGCGGCGGGTCGCTCGGCCCGGCGCACCCGCACCCCGGTGAGGGGAACGCCCCCCTCGACTACACGCCGGCCCATCTGGTCTCCACGATCCTCGGGGCGGCCGGCGCGCGGGAGGGCGAGCGCAAGCAGGTCACCGTGCTGTTCTGCCGGCTCGCCGGCGCGGCGGGGCTCGCCGCCTCGCTGGGCGCCGAGCGCATGCACGCGCTGCTCGAGCGCTTCTTCGCGCTCGGCCTCGCCGAGATCCAGCGCTACGAGGGTACGATCAACCAGTATCTCGACGACGGATTCATGGCGCTGTTCGGCGCGCCCATCGCGCGCGAGGACCACGCGCGCCGCGCCGTCCTGTCCGCCCTGGGCCTGCAGCGGGCCGCGCGGGAGCTGGGCCATGGCGACGCCGCCGGCGGGCTCGCGACGGCCGCGCGCATCGGGATCAACACCGGCGGGGTCGTGGTGGGAGCCATCGGCGACGAGCAGCGCACGGACTACACCGCCGTCGGCGACACCACCAACGTGGCCTGGCGGCTCGCGCAGGAAGCGGGCGCCGGCGACATCCTCGTCGGGGAGAGCACCGCCCTGCTCGCCCAGGGCTACGTGCGAATGGAGACCCTGTCCACGCTGGCCCTCAAGGGCAAGACGACGCCGGTCGCGGTGCGCCGCGTGCTCGGACCAGGGCCCCGGCGCTCGCGCCTCGACGCAACCGCGGGCCGCGCGCTCACCGAGTTCGTGGGGCGCGAGGAGGAGATGGCGCACCTGGAGGCGATGCTGGCGCGCGCGGAGGCCGGTCGCGGCCAGGTGCTGGGCGTGGTGGGCGAGCCGGGCGTCGGCAAATCGCGGCTGCTCGCCGAGCTCCGCCGCCGTCTCGCTGGGCGTCCGGTCACCTGGCTCGAGGGCCACTGCGTGCCGTATGGCCATGGCATGCCCTATCTGCCCGTCCTCGAAATCCTCCGGCAGCACTGCGGGCTCGCCGAGGACGACCGGTCGGAGATCGCCGCCGTCAAGCTCCGGGCCTGTCTCAGGGAGGCGGGGCTCGATCCCGCCGCCGACGCGACCCCGCTGCTCGACCTGTTCAGGCTCGCCGACGGGTCGGCCTCCGGCCGCCCGCAGGTCGGGGGGGCGATGCAGGCGCGAACCTTCGAGGTCCTCCGCCGTCTGATCCTCGGAGGCAGCCCGGGCCGGCCGCTGGTGATCGTGATCGAGGATCTGCACTGGATCGACGCGATCTCCGAGGAGTACGCCGCCTCGCTCGTGGAGCGGGTGGGGGCCGCGGCCGTGCTCCTCGTCTTCACCTATCGCCCCGGCTACCGGCCGCGCTGGATCGACCGGTCCTCCGGCACCCAGCTCGCCCTCACGCCGCTCGGCCCGGCGGAGAGCCGCGCCATCGTGCGCGCCTCCGCGCTGCCCGCCGAGACGGCCGACCGCATCCTCGAGCGGGCCGAAGGCAACCCGCTGTTCCTCGAGGAGCTGGCGCGCGCCGCCGCGAGCGCGGGTGGCCGTGGCTCGGAGGTGTCGGTCCCCGACACCGTGCACGACGTCCTCAGCGCACGGGTGGATCATCTGCCGGAGACGGCGCGCCGCGTGCTCCAGTGCGCGGCGGTGCTGGGGCGGGAGTTCTCCGCCCGGCTGCTTCGCGCGGTGTGGGACGGGCCCGAGAGCCAGCTCGACGAGGACCTGCGCGAGCTCGGACGCCTCGAGTTCCTCGAGGAGCGCTTCGGCGTGGGCGAGCCCACGTTCGGGTTCAAGCACGCCCTCGTGCAGGATGTGATCTACGGGAGCCTGCTCGAGCGGCAGCGTCGCGCCGCGCACGGGCGCGCGGGCCGGGCCCTCGAGGAGTTCCACGCCGGACGCCTCGACGAGGTGATCGATCGCCTCATGCACCACTTCGCGCGCGGCGACGATCCCGCGCGCGCGGCCGCCTACGCCCAGTTCGCCGCGGAGCGGGGCTCGCTCACGCTCGCCTCCGGCTAA
- a CDS encoding ABC transporter substrate-binding protein gives MRRRTLVALGATALVVGALSLTPAIGQGPKTGGVLNVMLREDLAQGFATHETATVATSTPSLPCFSNLVFFDPAKKTESLDTVIGELAEKWSWQDNYKNLVFFLRKDVKWHDGKPFTSKDVKYTFDMVRESPEATAKLRINPRKDWYANVEHIEAPDPYTVVFRLKRPQPSLLLMLASGYSPIYAAHIPPANYRTTCVGTGPFKVKEWRKGEFIEYVKNPDFYIKGRPYLDGLRYVVIVERGTRTAALQSGQLDVAFPGETGRTAMEQLKKAVPSMVFQQVAQNVSDNIIMNTKKPPFDNPKVRLAVSYAIDRRGLIQAAHQGGAVLGAAMLPKPYGVWGMLEKDLLALPGYGKPDEMKAQAKKLLAEAGITAQNPLKVEVGVRAIAIYLDMASFVVNELKQVGIEGTLKQVETAQWHPMATRGDYQMGANLTGLGTDDPDANFYENYACGSPRNYSQYCSEEVMKMFERQSQELDPKKRAAMVVDIQKKLEQDAPRPILAQRLDYYAHWAHVKGLVAHNNVYNFSRFQDVWKDK, from the coding sequence ATGCGGAGAAGGACCCTCGTTGCTCTCGGCGCCACTGCGCTCGTCGTGGGCGCGCTGAGCCTTACCCCCGCCATCGGCCAGGGGCCGAAGACCGGCGGCGTGCTCAACGTCATGCTCCGCGAGGATCTGGCGCAGGGCTTCGCCACTCACGAGACCGCCACCGTCGCCACCAGCACCCCCTCGCTGCCCTGCTTCAGCAACCTCGTCTTCTTCGATCCCGCGAAGAAGACGGAGAGCTTGGACACGGTGATCGGCGAGCTGGCCGAGAAGTGGTCGTGGCAGGACAACTACAAGAACCTCGTCTTCTTCCTGAGGAAGGACGTCAAGTGGCACGACGGCAAGCCCTTCACCTCGAAGGACGTGAAGTACACCTTCGACATGGTGCGCGAGTCGCCCGAGGCCACCGCCAAGCTGCGGATCAATCCCAGGAAGGACTGGTACGCCAACGTCGAGCACATCGAGGCGCCGGACCCCTACACGGTGGTCTTCCGTCTGAAGCGCCCGCAGCCCTCGCTGCTCCTCATGCTCGCCTCCGGCTACTCGCCCATCTACGCCGCCCACATCCCGCCCGCCAATTACCGGACGACGTGCGTGGGGACGGGCCCGTTCAAGGTCAAGGAGTGGCGCAAGGGCGAGTTCATCGAGTACGTGAAGAATCCCGACTTCTACATCAAGGGCCGCCCCTACCTCGACGGGCTCAGGTACGTGGTCATCGTCGAGCGCGGCACCCGGACCGCCGCGCTGCAGTCCGGCCAGCTCGACGTGGCCTTCCCCGGCGAGACCGGCCGCACCGCCATGGAGCAGCTGAAGAAGGCGGTGCCGAGCATGGTGTTCCAGCAGGTGGCGCAGAACGTCAGCGACAACATCATCATGAACACGAAGAAGCCGCCGTTCGACAACCCGAAGGTCCGGCTGGCGGTGAGCTACGCCATCGACCGCCGCGGTCTCATCCAGGCCGCACATCAAGGTGGAGCGGTGCTCGGCGCCGCCATGCTGCCCAAGCCCTACGGGGTCTGGGGCATGCTCGAGAAGGACCTCCTCGCCCTGCCCGGCTACGGCAAGCCCGACGAGATGAAGGCCCAGGCCAAGAAGCTTCTCGCCGAGGCCGGTATCACCGCGCAGAACCCCCTCAAGGTCGAGGTCGGCGTGCGCGCCATCGCCATCTACCTCGACATGGCGTCGTTCGTCGTCAACGAGCTCAAGCAGGTCGGCATCGAGGGGACGCTCAAGCAGGTGGAGACGGCGCAGTGGCATCCCATGGCCACGCGGGGCGACTATCAGATGGGCGCCAACCTCACGGGGCTGGGAACCGACGATCCCGACGCCAACTTCTACGAGAACTACGCGTGCGGCTCGCCCCGGAACTACAGCCAGTACTGCAGCGAAGAGGTCATGAAGATGTTCGAGCGCCAGAGCCAGGAGCTCGACCCCAAGAAGCGGGCGGCCATGGTGGTCGACATCCAGAAGAAGCTCGAGCAGGACGCCCCGCGGCCCATCCTCGCCCAACGGCTCGACTACTACGCGCACTGGGCCCACGTGAAGGGTCTCGTCGCCCACAACAACGTCTACAACTTCTCTCGGTTCCAGGACGTCTGGAAGGACAAGTAG
- a CDS encoding ABC transporter permease: protein MKTYLFQRLGIAVLTLFGMSVVIFVLLRLAPGDIVDILFSTGGYVNVEERKAIMKELGIDKPLVAQYLEWIRNFLVGDLGKSYRYDQPAWDIIRPLIPVTLELAVLSTLVAICIGVPTGVISAIRQDTTLDYALRVFSLAGLSMPAFWLGMVIILALVSYLQWIPPVTYVGPRENLWLHIVQFGLPALAVGYRSSALIMRITRSALLEVMREDYIRTAWAKGQSERIVIWRHALQNAILPVVTVIGIEFAFLIGGLVVTENVFNLPGVARFLVQAILWRDYPIVQNLVMFIAVVVILSNLFVDMLYGFLDPRVRYGS from the coding sequence GTGAAGACCTATCTTTTCCAGCGCCTGGGCATCGCCGTCCTCACGTTGTTCGGCATGTCCGTCGTGATCTTCGTCCTCCTTCGCCTCGCCCCCGGCGACATCGTCGACATCCTCTTCTCCACTGGCGGCTACGTGAACGTCGAGGAGCGCAAGGCGATCATGAAGGAGCTGGGCATCGACAAGCCGCTGGTCGCCCAGTACCTGGAGTGGATCCGCAACTTCCTCGTCGGCGACCTCGGCAAGTCGTACCGCTACGACCAGCCCGCATGGGACATCATCCGCCCGCTCATTCCCGTCACGCTGGAGCTGGCGGTGCTCTCCACCCTCGTGGCGATCTGCATCGGCGTGCCCACCGGCGTGATCAGCGCGATTCGGCAGGACACCACCCTGGACTACGCGCTCCGCGTGTTCAGTCTCGCCGGCCTCAGCATGCCCGCCTTCTGGCTCGGGATGGTGATCATCCTGGCTTTGGTGTCGTATCTCCAGTGGATCCCCCCCGTCACCTACGTGGGCCCGCGCGAGAACCTGTGGCTCCACATCGTGCAGTTCGGCCTGCCCGCCCTCGCCGTCGGCTACCGCTCATCCGCCCTCATCATGCGCATCACGCGCTCCGCCCTCCTCGAGGTCATGCGTGAGGACTACATCCGCACCGCGTGGGCGAAGGGGCAGAGCGAGCGCATCGTGATCTGGCGGCACGCGCTCCAGAACGCCATCCTCCCCGTGGTCACCGTCATCGGCATCGAGTTCGCGTTCCTCATCGGCGGCCTCGTGGTGACGGAGAACGTGTTCAACCTGCCCGGGGTGGCGCGCTTCCTCGTCCAGGCGATTCTCTGGCGCGACTACCCCATCGTGCAGAACCTCGTCATGTTCATCGCGGTGGTGGTGATCCTCTCCAACCTCTTCGTGGACATGCTCTACGGCTTCCTCGATCCGCGGGTCCGCTATGGCAGTTAG
- the mraZ gene encoding division/cell wall cluster transcriptional repressor MraZ, which yields MFRGHFRHTIDPKGRLSIPAKFREALDGDLGDKLVIVPIDHALEVFPLAAWRDIEAKVAALPKFDEDARKFKYAYLSRAQDVSLDAQGRIQLSSDYRERAGLDKDVIVIGMLDHFEVWDPDRYAHVGDPREPLGDLFSRLAKKGV from the coding sequence GTGTTTCGGGGACATTTCAGACACACCATCGACCCGAAGGGACGCTTGAGCATTCCCGCGAAGTTTCGCGAGGCGCTCGATGGTGATCTCGGTGACAAGCTCGTGATCGTCCCCATCGATCACGCGCTCGAGGTGTTTCCGCTCGCCGCGTGGCGCGACATCGAAGCGAAGGTCGCGGCGCTGCCGAAGTTCGACGAGGACGCGCGCAAGTTCAAGTACGCGTATCTGTCGCGCGCGCAGGACGTGTCGCTCGACGCGCAGGGCCGCATCCAGCTCTCGTCCGACTATCGCGAGCGCGCGGGCCTCGACAAGGACGTGATCGTCATCGGCATGCTCGACCACTTCGAGGTGTGGGATCCCGATCGCTACGCGCACGTCGGCGATCCGCGCGAGCCGCTCGGCGATCTCTTCAGCCGCCTCGCCAAGAAGGGCGTGTGA
- a CDS encoding 3-hydroxyacyl-CoA dehydrogenase family protein: protein MKTDDVKRILVVGAGQMGAQIAMQSALHGYALTLNDLSTDLLQKGMAGNRKQLERRVQKGQMTKDQMEEAIARVRLEPDLEKAARDADFVIEAIVERLEPKRECFAKLDRFCPPHAILATNSSTLMNSQIASATKRPDKCVNMHYFYPPLVMKLVEVVKGQATSEETVEITAEVARRSGREAVILRKELPGFLVNRILRALVREAYYCLEQGVANHADIDKAVELGLNHPLGPFKLGDLSGLDIGYNARLETYEVTKDPNDKPPRELEKRVKRGDLGRKTGRGFYDYSTDPPKPILD, encoded by the coding sequence ATGAAGACCGACGACGTCAAGCGCATCCTCGTGGTGGGCGCGGGGCAGATGGGCGCGCAGATCGCCATGCAGTCGGCGCTCCACGGCTATGCCCTGACCCTCAACGATCTCTCCACGGACCTCTTGCAGAAGGGCATGGCGGGCAACCGCAAGCAGCTCGAGCGGCGCGTGCAGAAGGGCCAGATGACCAAGGATCAGATGGAAGAGGCGATCGCGCGCGTGCGCCTGGAGCCCGACCTCGAGAAGGCGGCACGCGACGCCGACTTCGTCATCGAGGCCATCGTGGAGCGCCTGGAGCCCAAGCGCGAGTGCTTCGCGAAGCTCGACCGGTTCTGCCCGCCGCACGCCATCCTCGCCACCAACTCCTCCACCCTCATGAACTCGCAGATCGCCTCGGCCACCAAGCGGCCGGACAAGTGCGTGAACATGCACTACTTCTACCCGCCGCTGGTCATGAAGCTGGTCGAGGTGGTGAAGGGGCAGGCGACCAGCGAGGAGACAGTGGAGATCACCGCGGAGGTGGCGCGGCGCAGCGGCCGAGAAGCGGTCATTCTCAGAAAGGAGCTGCCCGGCTTCCTGGTCAACCGCATCCTGCGCGCGCTGGTGCGCGAGGCCTACTACTGCCTCGAGCAAGGTGTGGCCAATCACGCCGACATCGACAAGGCGGTGGAGCTGGGCCTGAACCACCCGCTGGGGCCGTTCAAGCTCGGCGATCTCTCCGGGCTGGATATCGGCTACAACGCGCGCCTCGAGACCTACGAGGTCACGAAGGACCCGAACGACAAGCCGCCGCGGGAGCTCGAGAAGCGCGTGAAGCGCGGAGACCTCGGCCGCAAGACCGGCCGCGGCTTCTACGACTACTCGACGGATCCGCCCAAGCCCATCCTCGACTGA
- a CDS encoding ABC transporter permease: MAVSPAGPAAVELAAPRRAVLARPSAATVLGRFIRKKPLGAAGGFIMLVITLTAIFANVVETHDPIATDAAHTLGRPSAEHWLGADHLGRDVYSRVVHGARVSLIVGIASTVLGSFFGGIIGLLSGYIGGKTDLITQRVLDILQGLPLLVLAMVMSAALGASIQNVVIAISVPIIPRAARVIRSSVLSIREMQYVEAARAVGVTHLRIAFRHILPNTIGPFIVLMTAQLGGAILVEATLSFLGLGVPEPYPSWGRMLSVSAAEYAQKAPHLVLFPGLAISLAVFGSNLLGDALRDTLDPRLRGA; the protein is encoded by the coding sequence ATGGCAGTTAGCCCGGCCGGTCCCGCCGCCGTCGAGCTGGCCGCGCCCCGGCGGGCCGTGCTGGCGCGCCCGAGCGCCGCCACCGTGCTCGGGCGCTTCATCCGCAAGAAGCCGCTGGGCGCGGCGGGCGGCTTCATCATGCTCGTGATCACGCTCACCGCCATCTTCGCCAACGTGGTGGAGACTCACGATCCGATCGCCACCGACGCCGCCCATACCCTGGGCCGGCCGTCCGCCGAGCACTGGCTGGGCGCCGATCACCTCGGCCGCGACGTGTACTCGCGGGTGGTGCACGGGGCCCGCGTGTCGCTGATCGTGGGCATCGCCTCGACCGTGCTCGGCTCATTCTTCGGCGGGATCATCGGGCTCCTCTCCGGCTACATCGGCGGCAAGACCGACCTCATCACCCAGCGCGTGCTCGACATCCTCCAGGGCCTCCCCCTGCTCGTGCTCGCGATGGTGATGTCGGCCGCGCTCGGCGCCTCCATCCAGAACGTCGTCATCGCGATCTCGGTGCCGATCATCCCGCGCGCCGCGCGGGTCATCCGCTCGAGCGTGCTGTCCATCCGCGAGATGCAGTACGTGGAGGCGGCGCGCGCGGTGGGCGTCACGCACCTCCGCATCGCCTTCCGCCACATCCTGCCCAACACCATCGGGCCGTTCATCGTGCTGATGACCGCGCAGCTCGGCGGCGCCATCCTCGTGGAGGCCACCCTGTCCTTCCTGGGCCTGGGCGTGCCCGAGCCGTATCCGTCGTGGGGCCGCATGCTCTCGGTGTCGGCGGCGGAGTACGCGCAAAAGGCGCCGCACCTCGTGCTGTTCCCCGGCCTCGCCATCAGCCTCGCCGTGTTCGGCTCGAACCTGCTCGGCGACGCGCTCCGCGACACGCTGGACCCGCGCCTTCGCGGCGCCTGA